Proteins encoded in a region of the Poecile atricapillus isolate bPoeAtr1 chromosome 26, bPoeAtr1.hap1, whole genome shotgun sequence genome:
- the LOC131588419 gene encoding LWamide neuropeptides-like produces MGQELVPSGVMGQELVPSGVSGVGTGSQWGQWGRNWFPVGLWGRNWFPVGLWGRNWFPVGLWGRNWFPVGLWGRNWFPVGSVGQELVPSGVSGAGTGSQWGYGAGTGSQWGQWGRNWFPVGSVGQELVPSGVSGVGTGSQWGQWGRNWFPVGLWGRNWFPVGSVGQELVPSGVSGAGTGSQWGQWGRNWFPVGSVGQELVPSGVMGQELVPSGVSGAGTGSQWGQWGRNWFPVGSVGQELVPCGVMGQELVPSGVMGQELVPSGVSGAGTGSQWGYGAGTGSQWGQWGGNWFPVGSVGQELVPSGVGGHGGVAMEGGSVAMERSQWP; encoded by the exons ATGGGGCAGGAACTGGTTCCCAGTGGGGTTATGGGGCAGGAACTGGTTcccagtggggtcagtggggtggGAACTGGTTcccagtggggtcagtggggcaGGAACTGGTTCCCAGTGGGGTTATGGGGCAGGAACTGGTTCCCAGTGGGGTTATGGGGCAGGAACTGGTTCCCAGTAGGGTTATGGGGCAGGAACTGGTTCCCAGTGGGGTTATGGGGCAGGAACTGGTTcccagtggggtcagtggggcaGGAACTGGTTcccagtggggtcagtggggcaGGAACTGGTTCCCAGTGGGGTTATGGGGCAGGAACTGGTTcccagtggggtcagtggggcaGGAACTGGTTcccagtggggtcagtggggcaGGAACTGGTTcccagtggggtcagtggggtggGAACTGGTTcccagtggggtcagtggggcaGGAACTGGTTCCCAGTGGGGTTATGGGGCAGGAACTGGTTcccagtggggtcagtggggcaGGAACTGGTTcccagtggggtcagtggggcGGGAACTGGTTcccagtggggtcagtggggcaGGAACTGGTTcccagtggggtcagtggggcaGGAACTGGTTCCCAGTGGGGTTATGGGGCAGGAACTGGTTcccagtggggtcagtggggcaGGAACTGGTTcccagtggggtcagtggggcaGGAACTGGTTcccagtggggtcagtggggcaGGAACTGGTTCCCTGTGGGGTTATGGGGCAGGAACTGGTTcccagtggggtca tggggcaGGAACTGGTTcccagtggggtcagtggggcaGGAACTGGTTCCCAGTGGGGTTATGGGGCAGGAACTGGTTcccagtggggtcagtggggcGGGAACTGGTTcccagtggggtcagtggggcaGGAACTGGTTCCCAGTGGGGTTGGTGGCCATGGGGGGG TGGCCATGGAGGGGGGGTCGGTGGCCATGGAGAGGAGTCAGTGGCCATGA